The DNA segment TGGTGGCCGACCTGAACGTCGACGTCGCGGTGGTTGGGGTGCCGACCGTGCGGGAAGCCGACGGGCTGGCGATGTCCTCGCGCAACCGCTACCTCGACCCGGCGCAGCGGGCAGCGGCCGCGGCGCTCTCGGCGTCGCTGACGGCCGCGGCGCGCGCCGCACCGGCCGGTGCGCGGGCCGCGCTGGACGCGGCTGCCGCGGTGCTCGACGCGGTGCCCGGCCTCGCCGTCGACTACTTACAACTGCGCGACGCCGACTTGGGGCCGTTGAACGGCGGCGGGTCTGGCCGGCTGCTGGTGGCCGCCCGGCTCGGTGCCACCCGGCTGCTGGACAACATCGCTATCGAGATCGGAACGTTCGCCGGCACCGACGGGCCGGACGAACACCGGGCTACCGTTGAATCACAGTGGAGGAATTGATGCTACGGACGATGCTGAAATCGAAGATCCACCGGGCCACCGTCACGCAGGCCGACCTGCACTACGTCGGCTCGGTCACCATCGACGCCGACCTGATGGACGCCGCGGACCTGCTCGAAGGCGAGCAGGTGACCATCGTCGACATCGACAACGGAGCCCGGCTGGTCACCTACGCCATCACCGGGGAACGCGGCAGCGGCGTGATCGGGATCAATGGCGCCGCGGCCCATCTCGTTCACCCCGGAGACCTGGTGATCCTGCTCGCGTACGCCACCATGGAGGACACCGAGGCCCGCCGCTACCGGCCGCGCATCGTGTTCGTCGACGCCGACAACAAGCAGATCGACCTAGGCCACGATCCGGCGTTCGTACCGGCCGACGCGGGCTCGCTGTGCCCCGCACGCGGGTGGTACCCCCACGACCCCCGGATCGGTGTGCGATAGCCGTGCTGCTGGCGATCGACGTCCGCAACACCCACACCGTCGTCGGCCTGCTGTCGGGCGCCCAGGACCACGCAAAGGTCGTCCAACAGTGGCGGATACGCACCGAATCCGAGGTCACCGCCGACGAGCTGGCGCTCACCATCGACGGCCTGATCGGCGAGGATTCCGAGCGGCTCACCGGCACGGCCGCGCTGTCCACGGTCCCGTCGGTGCTGCACGAGGTGCGGATCATGCTCGACCAGTACTGGCCGTCGGTGCCGCACGTGCTGATCGAACCGGGCGTGCGCACCGGCATACCGCTGCTGGTCGACAACCCCAAGGAGGTGGGTGCCGACCGGATCGTGAACTGCCTGGCGGCGTTTCACAGGTTCCACAAGGCCGCCATCGTCGTCGACTTCGGATCGTCGATCTGTGTCGACGTGGTGTCGGCCAAGGGCGAGTTTCTCGGCGGCGCCATCGCGCCCGGCGTGCAGGTGTCATCCGATGCCGCGGCGGCGCGTTCGGCCGCGCTGCGCCGCGTGGAATTGGCTCGCCCCCGTTCGGTGGTCGGCAAGAACACCGTCGAATGCATGCAGTCCGGCGCGGTGTTCGGCTTTGCCGGGCTGGTCGACGGGCTGGTCGGGCGGATCCGCGAGGACGTCGGCGGTTTCTCCGACCACGATGACGTCGCGATCGTGGCGACCGGGCACACCGCGCCGCTGCTGCTGCCCGAGCTACGCACCGTCGCGCACTACGACCAGCATCTGACCCTGCATGGCCTGCGGCTCGTCTTCGAACGTAACCGGGACGCCCGCCGATTGAAGACGGCGCGCTGAATTCGTCTGCCTGCGGCGTCGAACGTGAGTCCAGGGCGGCCGGCCTCGGCGTGTCGTCGCCCTCGATGCACGCTCGACCGCTTGATGCCCGCGGGGCCCACCGCGGGCGGTGCCCGGGTTGACTTAAGCTGGCACGTCGTGAGCTCTGCCGACCCGTCGGAGGACGCAGCCGACCTCCCCGAGCAGTTCCGGATTCGTCGGGACAAGCGCGCTCGCCTGTTGGCGCGGGGACACCAGGCCTACCCGGTCGCGGTGGAGCGCACGCACACCCTGGCCGAGATCCGCGCGGCCTACGCCGACCTGCCGCTCGACTCGGCGACCGATGACGTGGTCGGGGTCGCCGGCCGGGTGGTGTTCGCGCGCAACACCGGCAAACTGTGCTTTGCGACCTTGCAGGACGGCGACGGCACCCAGCTGCAGGCGATGATCAGCCTCGACAAGGTGGGGCGGGATGCCCTGGACGCGTGGAAGGCCGATGTCGACCTGGGTGACATCGTCTATGTGCACGGCACCGTGATCAGTTCCCGGCGGGGAGAGTTGTCCGTTCTCGCCGACTCCTGGCGGATGGCGGCCAAGTCGTTGCGGCCGCTGCCGGTCGCGCACAAGGAGATGAGCGAAGAAGCGCGCGTTCGGCGTCGGTATGTCGACCTGGTCGTGCGCCCGCAGGCGCGCTCTGTGGCCCGTCTGCGGATCGCCGTTGTCCGCGCACTGCGGAGTGCGTTGGAACGCCGCGGGTTCCTGGAAGTCGAAACGCCCATGTTGCAGACGCTGGCCGGCGGCGCCGCGGCCAGGCCGTTCACGACGCATTCCAATGCGCTGGACATCGATCTTTACCTGCGGATCGCGCCGGAACTGTTCCTCAAGCGCTGCGTGGTCGGTGGTTTCGACAGGGTCTACGAACTTAATCGGGTGTTCCGAAACGAAGGAGCCGATTCCACGCATTCCCCGGAATTCTCCATGCTGGAGACCTACCAGACCTACGGCACCTATGACGATTCGGCGGCGGTCACCCGGGAGCTTATTCAGGAGGTAGCCGACGAGGCGATTGGCACCAGACAACTGCCGATGCCCGACGGCAGTGTCTACGACATCGACGGAGAATGGGCGAGCATACAAATGTATCCGTCGCTGTCCGCGGCGCTTGGTGACGAGATCACGCCGCAGACGTCGGTCGATCGCTTACGTGACATCGCGCACCGGCTCGATGTTGAGATTCGTCACAGCCATGCCGTCGGGCACGGCAAACTCGTCGAGGAGCTCTGGGAGCACACCGTGGGCAAGAGCTTGACCGCGCCCACGTTTGTCAAGGATTTCCCGGTAGAGACAACTCCTTTGACCCGCCAGCACCGCAGCATCCCGGGAGTGACCGAAAAGTGGGACCTCTACCTGCACGGAGTGGAACTGGCCACCGGGTACTCGGAATTAACCGATCCCGTCGTGCAGCGGGAGAGATTCGCTGATCAGGCGCGTGCCGCGGCCGCCGGTGATGACGAGGCGATGCAACTGGACGAGGATTTTCTGGCCGCTCTCGAGTATGGGATGCCGCCATGCACCGGAACGGGAATGGGTATCGATCGGTTGTTGATGTCGTTGACCGGGCTGTCAATTAGGGAGACAGTTTTGTTCCCGATTGTTCGGCCACACTCCAACTGAACTGCACGTGTTGTGTCTGGATTGAATATTGCGCGTTCTTATGGCAGATTGGTGTGCGGGGAGTCTATCCAAACTGCTAACTGCACAGGAAGAAACGCGAGGGTAAGCCAATGGCGAAGAAAGTGACCGTCACCTTGGTCGATGATTTCGACGGTGCCGGCGCGGCTGATGAAACGGTCGAATTCGGGCTTGACGGAGTGACCTATGAGATCGACCTTTCGAGCAAGAATGCGGCAAAACTGCGCGGCGACCTGAAGCAATGGGTGGCAGCCGGGCGGCGCGTCGGCGGACGGCGACGCGGGCGTTCGGGCTCCGGCCGTGGCCGCGGGGCGATTGACCGCGAACAAAGCGCCGCTATTCGGGAATGGGCCCGCCGCAACGGGCACAACGTGTCGTCTCGTGGGCGTATCCCCGCCGACATCATCGACGCATTCCACGCCGCGACCTAGCGGTGGTTTGCCGGCGCCCAGGCCTGGAGCCTGGGCGCCGGTGCTGTGGCGCTTTCGCTCGCGGCGAACTGACCGCCGGTCAGCACGGGAAACGCTTTGGCGGTTTTCCGCGTTGATCAGTTGCGGCGCTGCACGGGACCGAAGGTTATGAACCCTGGCAGGCCGACCATTACAGTGGACGGCAGGTACGCGATCCCGTGCGCTGTACCGATTGAGGGAGAGCAGGTAACCGCCGATGTTCGAACGATTTACCGACCGTGCCCGCAGGGTGGTCGTCCTGGCTCAAGAAGAGGCCAGGATGCTCAACCACAACTACATCGGCACCGAGCACATCCTGTTGGGTCTGATCCACGAGGGCGAAGGTGTGGCGGCCAAGTCGCTGGAGTCGCTGGGGATCTCGCTGGAAGGCGTGCGCAGCCAGGTCGAGGAGATCATCGGCCAGGGCCAGCAGGCGCCGTCCGGGCACATCCCGTTTACCCCGCGCGCCAAGAAGGTCCTTGAGCTGAGCCTGCGCGAGGCGCTACAACTCGGCCACAACTACATCGGCACCGAGCACATTCTGCTGGGCCTGATCCGTGAGGGTGAGGGCGTGGCCGCCCAGGTGCTGGTCAAGCTGGGCGCCGAGCTAACCCGGGTGCGCCAGCAGGTGATCCAACTGCTGTCCGGCTACCAGGGCAAGGAGGCCGCCGAGGCCGGCACCGGTGGTCGCGGCGGCGAGTCCGGCAGCCCGTCCACGTCGTTGGTGCTCGATCAGTTCGGCCGCAACCTGACCGCTGCCGCGATCGAGGGCAAGCTGGACCCGGTCATCGGCCGCGAGAAGGAAATCGAGCGGGTGATGCAGGTGCTCTCCCGGCGCACCAAGAACAACCCGGTGCTGATCGGCGAGCCCGGCGTCGGCAAGACGGCCGTGGTGGAGGGGTTGGCGCAGGCCATCGTGCACGGCGAGGTGCCCGAGACGCTGAAGGACAAGCAGCTCTACACGTTGGACCTGGGATCGCTGGTCGCCGGTTCGCGCTACCGCGGTGACTTCGAGGAACGCCTGAAGAAGGTGCTCAAGGAGATCAACACCCGCGGCGACATCATCTTGTTCATCGACGAGCTGCACACCCTGGTGGGTGCCGGCGCCGCGGAGGGCGCGATCGACGCCGCGTCGATCCTGAAACCCAAGCTTGCCCGCGGTGAGCTGCAAACGATCGGTGCCACCACGCTCGACGAATACCGCAAGTACATCGAGAAGGACGCCGCGTTGGAGCGCCGCTTCCAGCCGGTGCAGGTCGGCGAGCCGACGGTGGAGCACACCATCGAGATCCTCAAGGGTCTGCGCGACCGCTACGAGGCCCACCACCGGGTGTCGATCAGCGACTCCGCCATTGTGGCCGCGGCCACCCTGGCCGACCGCTACATCAACGACCGGTTCCTGCCGGACAAGGCCATCGACCTGATCGACGAGGCGGGTGCGCGCATGCGGATCCGGCGGATGACCGCGCCGCCGGACCTGCGCGAGTACGACGAAAAGATCGCCGAGGCGCGCCGGGAGAAGGAATCGGCGATCGACGCCCAGGACTTCGAGAAGGCCGCCAGCCTGCGCGACCGCGAAAAGCAACTGGTGGCCCAGCGCGCGGAGCGCGAAAAGCAGTGGCGCTCAGGGGATCTCGACGTGGTCGCCGAGGTCGACGACGAGCAGATCGCCGAGGTGTTGGGCAACTGGACCGGCATCCCGGTGTTTAAGCTCACCGAGGCCGAGACCACCCGGCTGCTGCGGATGGAAGAGGAGCTGCACAAACGGATCATCGGGCAGGAGGACGCCGTCAAGGCGGTGTCCAAGGCGATCCGCCGCACCCGGGCCGGGCTGAAAGACCCCAAGCGCCCGTCGGGTTCGTTCATCTTCGCCGGCCCGTCCGGTGTCGGTAAGACCGAGCTGTCCAAGGCGCTGGCCAACTTCCTGTTCGGCGACGACGACGCGCTCATCCAGATCGATATGGGCGAGTTCCACGACCGGTTCACCGCGTCGCGGCTGTTCGGCGCCCCGCCCGGGTATGTCGGCTACGAGGAGGGTGGCCAGCTCACCGAGAAGGTGCGGCGCAAGCCGTTTTCGGTGGTGCTGTTCGACGAGATCGAGAAGGCGCACCAGGAGATCTACAACAGCCTGCTGCAGGTGCTCGAGGATGGCCGGCTCACCGACGGGCAGGGCCGCACGGTGGACTTCAAGAACACGGTGCTGATCTTCACGTCCAACCTGGGCACCTCCGACATCTCCAAGCCGGTCGGGCTGGGCTTCACCAAGGGCGGCGGCGCCAACGACTACGAGCGGATGAAGCAGAAGGTCAACGACGAGCTCAAGAAGCACTTCCGCCCGGAGTTCCTCAACCGCATCGACGACATCATCGTCTTCCACCAGCTGACCCGCGAGGAGATCATTCGCATGGTGGACCTGATGATCAGCCGGGTCGCCGGTCAGCTCAAGAGCAAGGACATGGCGCTGGAACTCACCGACCAGGCCAAGTCCCTGCTGGCCAAGCGTGGCTTCGATCCGGTGCTGGGTGCCCGGCCACTGCGGCGCACCATCCAACGCGAAATCGAGGACCAGCTCTCGGAGAAGATCCTCTTCGAGGAGGTCGGTCCGGGGCAGCTCGTCACCGTCGACGTGGACAACTGGGACGGCGAAGGCTCCGGCGAGGACGCGGTGTTCACCTTCACCGGGACCCGCAAGCCTCCAGCCGAGCCGGACCTGGCCAAGGCCGGGGCGGCGGGAGCCCACCGCGCCGCCGGGACGGACTAGCGGCCGCTCAGGCTTGCCGAGCGTCGACCAGGTCCTTGATGATCTCGAAGTCGGCGAGGTTGTGTGTAAGCAGCGGTACCCGCTCGACGATTGCGGTGGCTGCGATCGCCAGGTCGATCTGCCGACGCCGTGGTTTGCCGCCCCGTTGATGGACTCCAGCCGCAAGCCGGCCCCACACCCGCGCCACCTCAACGGTGATCGGCAGCGGGTCGAAGGCCGCCTCGATCGCGGCCAGGCGGCTTATCCGGCGGGCTCGCTCGTCGTCGTCGCTGGCGACGAGGACCCCGAAGTGCAGTTCGGTGATCGATGCGACGCTGATCGCCGCGTCGATGTCGCCCGGAGGCTCCGCGGCGATGAGCACGGAGGTGTCGAGCACCGCCCTCATCGACGGAACGGGTCGACCAACGCGGTGCCCAGCCGAGCGAGGTCGTCGTCGAGGCCCCGTGGTGGCGAACCATGCCAGATGCCGGCGAGCGCAGCACCGCTGACCCAGCGGCGGCGGTGCGCCGGGCGCAGTTCGGCCACCGGACGGCCGGCGACGGTCACGGTGAATGTCTCGCCCGCTTCAACGCGACGCAGCACGTCGCTCACCTGGTTGCGCAGCTGCTTCTGCGGAATGGTTTCCACCGCCCAATGGTAGCACTTCTGCTACTTGCGCCGTGGCCGCGATTTCGGCTGGAACCCATGTCGTTTGTGATGGTGGCGCAGGACTTGGTGGCGGCCGCGGCAACGGAGCTGGCCGGCATTGGTTCGACGATCGGCTCAGCCAACGCTGCTGCGGCGGCGACGACGACGGGTGTGGCCGCGGCGGCCGCTGATGAAGTGTCGGCGGCGGTCGCGGCGTTGTTCAGCGCGCACGCCCAGGAATACCAGGCGGCCAGCGCTCGGGCGGCGGCGTTTCATAACCAGTTTGTGCAGGCCTTGAACGCCGGTGTGAGTTCGTACGCCAGCGCCGAGGCCGCCAACGCCTCCGGGTTGCCGGACCTGCTGGGTTTGATCAATGCGCCCGCCCAATCGCTGTTGGGCCGCCCGCTGATCGGCAACGGCGCCAATGCGACCACGCCCGGCGGTAACGGCGCTGACGGCGGGATCCTGTGGGGCAACGGCGGTAACGGCGCGCCCGGCATCGCCGTCGGCCAGGCCGGCGGTCACGGCGGCAACGCCGGGCTGTTCGGTAACGGGGGCAATGGCGGTGCCGGGGGACCGGGCGTGAACGGCGGCAACGGCGGCAGCGCCTGGCTGTGGGGCAACGGCGGGTTCGGCGGGGCCGGGGGGCCGGCGTGGCCGGCGCCAATGGCGTCAACCCCGGGACCAGCCCCGCGCTCGCCGGCCTCCCTGGCGCGGTTCCCCCAGGCGGCAACCCCACTGGCGGCAACGGCTTTAATTCCACGGTTCCTCAGGTAGGACAGGCCGGTGGCCCCGGCGGAATCGGCGCTGACAACCCCATCGCGAACGGCATTGCTGGTAGCGGAGGCAATGGCGGTAACGGCGGCTCCGGCGCGCCCGGCGGCAACGGCACCGCCGGCGGCAACGGTGGCATCGGCGGTCGCGGCGGGCTGCTGGTGGGCGACGGCGGAGACGGCGGTCTCGGCGGTGCGGGCGGGTCTGGTGGCGCCGGCGCACCCGGCGGGCCGGGCGGAGCCGGTGGCACCGGCGGCGCCCCTGGCGCGGGCGGAGTAGGGTTTACCGCCCCCGGAAGCACGGGGTTGCCCGGTACTCCGGGTAGCCCCGGGGCCAACGGCACCCCCGGCACGAACGGCAACTCCGGCTGACACCGCCCCGGATTAGGCGGATCCAATCGCGACCTCGTCCTGCCGGTCACGCGGCGTCCCAGCCGTCACATCTGCACCGGCGGCCGGTCATGACATGCTGCCGAAAAGCGATGTCACATGCGATACCGCCGCGCCGCTAATCGAAGTCGAAGGGGGTGCCCAGCCGGCGTGCGCACGCGATCATTCGGCCCGGTGGGCCTGGCGGTTCATGGCCGGTGGTGCTATCGCATGCGCCGTGTGCGTCCAGTGGGAGTCAGTGATTGATCAAGTGATCGCCCGCGTGTTCGCCGAGCCCGTGATAGGCCGCGCGATCGCCTTTGAGGACGGCCACATCGGGGTTTTGCATGCCCTGGGCGTGCACGAGCACGGCGCCGACCTGTTCACCCTTGCCGTGCAGGCGAATGCCGGGTTGGGTTTTGGTGTGCTGATCTTCGGCATCGCGATGGGTGCGCTGTTGCCGTCCTGTTCTGCGTCACTTATGGCGGTGCGGAACGCATTGGACCACAAGCGCTTTCAATGAGTCTTGCAGCCGTAGCCTTCGCAGCGGTGTATCTGGTGCCGTTCGGGAAATGTCCGGCCAATCCGCGGGCCATCGGCCAGGCGGACACGATCGAGTCGCGAACCCTGGGCTACCTGGTGTCGGTGGTGGCGGCGATTGCCGCGCTATGGCCGGCCAGCAGGCTGGTATCCCGGCTGGGCAGTTGGACTGCTGGGCTGTCGGCGGCCGGTGCCTTTCGCCAACTTTGCGGCCCCGTTCTGACCGGCTGCTCCAGGCGTCGCACCTTGCTCATCTGCCCCACGTGTACCCGGTACTGCCGACATGCAAAGTGCCCGCCTACGAGCGACAGCCACCGATGTCGCTCGTAGGCAGGCACATCGCATATCCCTACCGTGCCGGAACGAGTGAGGCGGGTGAGACAAGTGGGAACGTGCACCTTGCGCACCGGATAGCCGGGAGCCGCGCACGCGGGGTCACCCGGGTTCCAACCCTCGACGAACTCAAAGAGCGAGACCGCTCAGCCGCACCGCATTGCATTACCGCCGACGGTGCTGGACGCTGCGGCTGCGCTGATCTATCGCGGCGCAATCAGCGCAAAGACCTGCCTGGCCACCTGCAGCATCCAACCCGTCACCGTCGGCCCGTGATCACGCGGCCAGTTCAGCTGAAAGCTCACCACCCATGGTTGGCCGGTCTTGTCGACGGCGTACCAGCTGAACGTCAGGTCCCCCGGCAGACCGCCGGCCTTGGCGCCGATGTATGGCCATTCGTCGCGGTCCAGCTGGATACCCGCCACCGCGGACAGGATCTGTTTGACGGGTCCGGCCCGGCCGACGGCATCGGCCTGCAACACCGCGTGGACGCGGCAGATGTCCTCGGCGCTGCCATACCACTCCGCTCCGTAACTGGAGGCCGGCGTGTGGGCGCGGCTTGGATCAGGCTGGTAAGGAGTGGAATTCGCCTGCTGTAGCAACCGGGCCCGGTCTTCCTGCGACGCGTGCCGCCATTGGTCACGCAGATCCGGAACGCCCCAGCCAACGGAAAACAGCTCGTACATCGTCGGAAACGGTGTCATGCTGGCCGGATCGTGATGGCCGGCGCTGACCAGCGCCTGTTCGATCGCGTGTGTGCCCAACCTGTCGATCAGCAAGTCGGTGGCCATGTTGTCACTGGTGGCGATCATCTTCTCGGCGGCCGTGCGAACCGAAACACGTGCCCCCACAGGCAGTTCCAGGCCGGAAGAGCCCACGGCCTTGCTTTTGGCGGTGACGGTCAGCAGTTCGTCCCAGGACACCGTGTCGTCCTTGACCGCACCGGCCAGCGCATGCAGCACGTACAACTTGAAAATCGATGCCAGCGGCAGGGATTCGCCGGTGTTGGTGCCCGCCACCGGGTCGCAGTGACCATGGTCCACCTTGGCGACCTGATACGAGTAGCGGGCGCCGGTCTTGCTCAGCACGGCGTCTACGTCGCGCCACGACGTGATCGACGGCGCCTGAGTTTCCAGGTCGAACCGGTCAACCCAGCCGTCGTCGTCGGTGTGAATCCGGATGTCTTGTCGCGCGCCGAAGGACGAAACCAGGTGCAGCGTGGCCACACTGGCGCCAATATCCACACCGTCGAGCGTGAATGGCCGATCCCACCACAATGCCCCCATGGTCGTCGTCACCGAGTCGACCTTCTCCGGCGTGGCCAGTGTGCGCACTCCGACCGCGCCGATCGGCCAGTCCGAGTTGAGCATGTCCATGGTCTGCTGGGCCCGCAAACCCGGCGGCGTTCTGGTGTCGATCCGGTGCCCCGGATTTTCCGCGTTCGCCGACGACGTCGGGGAGGACGCGCAACCCGGTGCCAGGGTGACTATCAATGCGGCCGCGGCACCGAGCGCCAGCCCACGGCGTGCGCGCACGCGCCGGTTACCCAGACTCGGCGGTCCCGGCAACGTCGAGCACGACCTCGAATTCCAGCAGCGAAGCTCCGGTGGCCACGGGGTTGGCCTGGTGTCCGGCATGGGCTGCGAT comes from the Mycobacterium shinjukuense genome and includes:
- the panD gene encoding aspartate 1-decarboxylase; amino-acid sequence: MLRTMLKSKIHRATVTQADLHYVGSVTIDADLMDAADLLEGEQVTIVDIDNGARLVTYAITGERGSGVIGINGAAAHLVHPGDLVILLAYATMEDTEARRYRPRIVFVDADNKQIDLGHDPAFVPADAGSLCPARGWYPHDPRIGVR
- a CDS encoding type III pantothenate kinase yields the protein MLLAIDVRNTHTVVGLLSGAQDHAKVVQQWRIRTESEVTADELALTIDGLIGEDSERLTGTAALSTVPSVLHEVRIMLDQYWPSVPHVLIEPGVRTGIPLLVDNPKEVGADRIVNCLAAFHRFHKAAIVVDFGSSICVDVVSAKGEFLGGAIAPGVQVSSDAAAARSAALRRVELARPRSVVGKNTVECMQSGAVFGFAGLVDGLVGRIREDVGGFSDHDDVAIVATGHTAPLLLPELRTVAHYDQHLTLHGLRLVFERNRDARRLKTAR
- the lysS gene encoding lysine--tRNA ligase, whose product is MSSADPSEDAADLPEQFRIRRDKRARLLARGHQAYPVAVERTHTLAEIRAAYADLPLDSATDDVVGVAGRVVFARNTGKLCFATLQDGDGTQLQAMISLDKVGRDALDAWKADVDLGDIVYVHGTVISSRRGELSVLADSWRMAAKSLRPLPVAHKEMSEEARVRRRYVDLVVRPQARSVARLRIAVVRALRSALERRGFLEVETPMLQTLAGGAAARPFTTHSNALDIDLYLRIAPELFLKRCVVGGFDRVYELNRVFRNEGADSTHSPEFSMLETYQTYGTYDDSAAVTRELIQEVADEAIGTRQLPMPDGSVYDIDGEWASIQMYPSLSAALGDEITPQTSVDRLRDIAHRLDVEIRHSHAVGHGKLVEELWEHTVGKSLTAPTFVKDFPVETTPLTRQHRSIPGVTEKWDLYLHGVELATGYSELTDPVVQRERFADQARAAAAGDDEAMQLDEDFLAALEYGMPPCTGTGMGIDRLLMSLTGLSIRETVLFPIVRPHSN
- the lsr2 gene encoding histone-like nucleoid-structuring protein Lsr2 is translated as MAKKVTVTLVDDFDGAGAADETVEFGLDGVTYEIDLSSKNAAKLRGDLKQWVAAGRRVGGRRRGRSGSGRGRGAIDREQSAAIREWARRNGHNVSSRGRIPADIIDAFHAAT
- the clpC1 gene encoding ATP-dependent protease ATP-binding subunit ClpC, whose product is MFERFTDRARRVVVLAQEEARMLNHNYIGTEHILLGLIHEGEGVAAKSLESLGISLEGVRSQVEEIIGQGQQAPSGHIPFTPRAKKVLELSLREALQLGHNYIGTEHILLGLIREGEGVAAQVLVKLGAELTRVRQQVIQLLSGYQGKEAAEAGTGGRGGESGSPSTSLVLDQFGRNLTAAAIEGKLDPVIGREKEIERVMQVLSRRTKNNPVLIGEPGVGKTAVVEGLAQAIVHGEVPETLKDKQLYTLDLGSLVAGSRYRGDFEERLKKVLKEINTRGDIILFIDELHTLVGAGAAEGAIDAASILKPKLARGELQTIGATTLDEYRKYIEKDAALERRFQPVQVGEPTVEHTIEILKGLRDRYEAHHRVSISDSAIVAAATLADRYINDRFLPDKAIDLIDEAGARMRIRRMTAPPDLREYDEKIAEARREKESAIDAQDFEKAASLRDREKQLVAQRAEREKQWRSGDLDVVAEVDDEQIAEVLGNWTGIPVFKLTEAETTRLLRMEEELHKRIIGQEDAVKAVSKAIRRTRAGLKDPKRPSGSFIFAGPSGVGKTELSKALANFLFGDDDALIQIDMGEFHDRFTASRLFGAPPGYVGYEEGGQLTEKVRRKPFSVVLFDEIEKAHQEIYNSLLQVLEDGRLTDGQGRTVDFKNTVLIFTSNLGTSDISKPVGLGFTKGGGANDYERMKQKVNDELKKHFRPEFLNRIDDIIVFHQLTREEIIRMVDLMISRVAGQLKSKDMALELTDQAKSLLAKRGFDPVLGARPLRRTIQREIEDQLSEKILFEEVGPGQLVTVDVDNWDGEGSGEDAVFTFTGTRKPPAEPDLAKAGAAGAHRAAGTD
- a CDS encoding PIN domain-containing protein, whose amino-acid sequence is MRAVLDTSVLIAAEPPGDIDAAISVASITELHFGVLVASDDDERARRISRLAAIEAAFDPLPITVEVARVWGRLAAGVHQRGGKPRRRQIDLAIAATAIVERVPLLTHNLADFEIIKDLVDARQA
- a CDS encoding type II toxin-antitoxin system Phd/YefM family antitoxin — translated: METIPQKQLRNQVSDVLRRVEAGETFTVTVAGRPVAELRPAHRRRWVSGAALAGIWHGSPPRGLDDDLARLGTALVDPFRR
- a CDS encoding serine hydrolase: MPDTRPTPWPPELRCWNSRSCSTLPGPPSLGNRRVRARRGLALGAAAALIVTLAPGCASSPTSSANAENPGHRIDTRTPPGLRAQQTMDMLNSDWPIGAVGVRTLATPEKVDSVTTTMGALWWDRPFTLDGVDIGASVATLHLVSSFGARQDIRIHTDDDGWVDRFDLETQAPSITSWRDVDAVLSKTGARYSYQVAKVDHGHCDPVAGTNTGESLPLASIFKLYVLHALAGAVKDDTVSWDELLTVTAKSKAVGSSGLELPVGARVSVRTAAEKMIATSDNMATDLLIDRLGTHAIEQALVSAGHHDPASMTPFPTMYELFSVGWGVPDLRDQWRHASQEDRARLLQQANSTPYQPDPSRAHTPASSYGAEWYGSAEDICRVHAVLQADAVGRAGPVKQILSAVAGIQLDRDEWPYIGAKAGGLPGDLTFSWYAVDKTGQPWVVSFQLNWPRDHGPTVTGWMLQVARQVFALIAPR